The Primulina tabacum isolate GXHZ01 chromosome 1, ASM2559414v2, whole genome shotgun sequence genome contains the following window.
GTGCATTTATTTCGAATAGTAAAAGAGTTGAAAATAAtactataaataaataatcgaaTAGTCTAAAAATTTATGGCGTGCAATTATGTAAGCTGGACTTTTGTTGATATTGGGGATGAGGTATACTCTCATTTGACGTGACATCATCGCTATCAAATGTCGGGATTCGTTAGTGATGCACTTATGCCTAATGTGCCTCTCTAACTACTCACAATTTCCAGCTTTACCTtcataattttcttttctttataattttttttttttggatatgATAGATAAATagatatgttttctttttgtttgttttagtTGAATGAAGAGTTTGATATAATCACGAGTGTAAAAGAATCGAATGGAGCTGAATATCAGTAAAAATTTAAGCACCGAACTAAGCATATTATAGTTCGAGCTCGATTCGgagatataaaattttaaattttactgatTCGAGTTCGATTTGAACTGAATTTTGAGTTCGAGTTCGATGCGAAATGTTAGAACATATTCGCAAGTTATTTTTTACACTCTTATCTCTAACTCAAGATTTTAGTGATTCTTGAATTCAAATCCAcctatttatgttttttttacatATGATATCTATGTTATTAAAGtagatatattttaattaatcaacttTCAATTAATTGGTGAAATTTGAGATGAAATTATGATTTCGCAACAAAACCAaaattaaaagacaaattaGTCATTTAATATGATCAAAAATtggtgtgagacggtctcacatgtcgtattttgtgagactgatatcttatttgggtcatccatggaaaaatattactttctatgctaagagtattattttttattgtgaatatcagtaggattgacccgtctcacagataaaaattcgtgagaacgtctcacaaaagacctatttTTTAATACGACATCATCTTTTTTAGCCATTAGATATTTTTCTATTTACCGAAATGACACTCACTTTATGCCACTTGATGTTTTTTCATTTACGAAAATTTCATCAACATATTGATGtatgtatctattgtttctttATTTGATTTCATTAGAAAAATGAACTGTACAGACGCACAATTTGTGCACCGGAGTACTTagaataaattacaaaatatatatagaataaagtatgaaatttgaatttcaaCAATTATTCAATTAGTGCAACTCGTATTTTTAAAGGAaagtaataaaaatattattcaataaataCAGGGAGTCACGAATCCATTACTTTTCTTCGATGGAGAGTAAAAAAGAATTGGACAAGTATGCTGAATCTGCGTAGATCCACCTGCATGGGTCCATTTTAGTCCAGCCTCGAGAAAGAAAACTCTCGATGGGATTTGGCTAAACCTTTTGGTTCCCTTTTCTCTAATCCATTATAACCTGTTGGTGGGAGAGGCAAGATTTACCGCTGAACAGTCGGTAGCTGTTGGCTGCATAATTGGGTGGGTGCCCCCCTCTTTCTTGTATTATACGTATAGAATTTTTGGCTCACTTCTCTCTACTACACCTAATTTCTCTTGGCCCTTTAAAAAAGAACGTAAAAAGGATTCccagaaaatttaaaatcaagCTGTTGTCAACTAAGGGTTGGTGGTTGTCTATCTATCTGCGTGGAAGAAAATTGTTTTTGTGTGGAGGAAAGAGAGCAGCTGCTGCTGAGTTTTTTTTGACAACCCAAGTGGAGAAATTAGGAAGAAAAAAAAGTCTCATTTTCTTGGTTTTTTGTCTCTGAATTGTGCAGGTTTTGTGTTGTTTTCTTGAGAAGTGTAATGCTTAAAAGCCTTGAATTTTTACTGGATTCGCCTCTCTTTTGGTCTGCAGTGAGTTGGAAGGGAAATAAAAATAGAAACGGACAGAGTAAAAGGGTCGATTAATTGAGTGGAAATAATGCTAGCGcttgggagtacttgcagctgtgTCCGTACCAGCAACAATTGCAATGCTTTAGTCAAAGAACTTCAGgtctcttttcttttctttatatAGTCTGTATCTTCGACGTAATGATTTCGTTCGttcttttgaaaatttggaataTTTGTGCGCTTCATTTTTCTCGAGCATTCTTTATAGGATTTTTGTGTCAGTTTCTTTGGAATGTAGGAGCTTGGGTACTTCGGCTTTCCAATTGTAGCGGGTTCTTGCGAAAAATGGGAGTAAAAGTAACTTTTTGattgtacttttttttttaaaaaaattggttggataAGGCTCGGATTTTTGTAAACAAATTCGTTTCTAgtgattttaagaattttctGTTTGGCAAGTGTGTGTATGTATGTTTTTTTAAGTTTCTATTTAAACTCAACTTCAACGGAGGCTAGTTGAAAACGAACCTTTGAATTTTCTTTGACTTTCTGTTATGTGTATCTAATGCTGCCTTTAACCCTGTAGTGGTTGAAGTTCAAGTGGGATTCTtgcaaaaaatgaaaaataaattctgtttatttattgtgtttGTTCTAATTACTTATACAAAGTATGATTCTTTAAGAAAATGGGCGTCAGCCAGTATATGTTAAATTGTACCGCTTTAGCATTTTGGACTTATGTTAAGTGGTATTTTCTGAGATCACTCGATCAATGAGCAGCAAATATGGTCTGAAATTGGTGAAACTGAAGCTGATAAAGATCGCATGTTATTGGAGCTTGAGCGGGAATGCTTAGAAATCTACCGAAGAAAGGTTGACGAGGCTGCAAATGAAAAGGCTCGCCTTCATCAATTTATCGCTGCCAGAGAAGCGGAGGTTGCAATGCTAATGGCTGCCCTTGGAGAAATTTATATGAACTCGCCGGTAATGAAGTGTCATTAGAATTAGAACAATCCTCCTTTTCCTTCTCcaattgtatatattttttatattgaaTGGATCTTTAACTTCATGTTTTTTCCTCAGCTTCTATGTTGTCATAATTAGGGGTATAAACGAACCGAATCGAGCTCAATATCCTTAAAAATTTAAGGCTCGAATCTGGTTTGAATTAACTATATTCGagttcgagctcgattcgaagctcggaaaattttaattattttggttcgAGTTCGGCTCGATATCTTCAAATTTATTCGCGAGCTATTTGAACTATTGATCCGAGAATGAAGGTTCGAAAGCTCGAAACGTCCAAAAACTTATAACTCTTGCACGACCCCAATGTTCATTTGGGCCATAAATTGTTCCATGATTTGTTCATGCTTCTCTAATATGTCAGGTTTGTGATTCACAATGATGTATGCGCAGTATTTTTGTTGCAATTTTGAAGAAAGGTTTCTCACATCTTTTGAATGTGTTGTGAGGCCTGCCGCCTGCAAAAAGAAAAGCTTCTAGAGACATACAAGTTATAACAAAACCAAAATGACAGGAAGTTTAGTGCTGTTCCATGATTAAGTTTCTGGAAATTTAGAATATTTCAGCTGAGAAAATTCATCCCTTAAAAAAGTATAATATTTTCGATAAAAATGATTTGCAAAGAGGATATCAGTGTTTATTGAGTCACGCTATTCATGGGTAGCTGGTTATTTGTCATTTTGATAGCAATGATTATTTTGGTGGACGAGGTTAGAGAATACTTATGAAATGTAGCATCTTATTTTTGTGCGTCAATCTAAAAATACAGGCAACCTTAAAAAATACTTATCTGCATCTACTGTTCATGTAACTAGTGTCTGGAGAGGTTTTTCAATCTTTCTGTATTTTTCATATATCTGATGGGAGATCATTTAAACATTTGCTGGATAATGTTTGTATATGCTTTTGGATGTACGTAATGTACAATTGTATCTAATTTTCATCTGTTTGTGCTGACTTCTTTGCTGAAAAGATATTCTGGGAAAGGTCGGCAGAGAGTATAGAATGCGGTGTCATCATTAATCATGACTGTTAAGTTCAATGATCTTTTCTTTAGGGGTATTGTTAATTAACTCACTAATTGTGAATGCTACAGGTCCAGTCagagaaaaaatcaaaatcattgACATTACAACTGGCTTCTGTTACACCAATTGTAGAGGACCTGAAGCTTAAGAAAGAAGAAAGAACGAAACAATTTGCAGATATTAAGGCACAAATTGAGAAGATCACGAATGAGATTTCAGGATATGGTAATCTTGTCAGTGCTGCAACTTCATTGGACCTGGAAGAACAAGATTTGTCGCTGAGAAAGGTCACGGAATACCAATCACGTCTCCGTGCTTTACAGAAGGATAAGGTATGGATCAGGAACTTGTAGTCCATTCAAAATGGTACATATTTACAATTCCTCATTAATCCAAGTGAATCTCTTATGGGCCATCTTGATGGATGACACTAGTGCCAATCCAGAAATTGCTTAGGTCCATTTCTCATGATCATCCTTTTCATTCCCGTTCTATACTTGattcattgatatgaattttaaCAAATCTCGGAGAAAGGATGAACTGGCATAATAAGAATAAGTTCCTCAATCCTGAGATACATGCCACTGGACATCAATCCAACACCAAACTGATGACTTCTTTGCCCTGAGAAATTAAGCATTACCACATGCTAGTGTCTTGCATCCACTATGACGACCCATTTCTTATAGCTGTAGAACCATTCAACTTGGCTATATTGGGGTCTGTGGACCATGCCAAACCTGCACTTGGGGTGGACATATTCTTTGGTTATATAGTCTAGGTTCAAATGTATAGTTTATAATTTCTCCTTTATATTTTGTAGTTTCTCCAAACTAGTCGATTCCTCTTTCATGTTATCATTTTCCTCTCATAAGGCTTTCCATGACATTCTTGATTGTTGGAGCCATGAGCGAATTCTCCCTTTACTCCCTGCACCGAGGATTGTGCGGTGGACTGGACAACTCCTACTTGAGCATTTCCTTCGATAAATGATGTTGTAGAAGTATAAGATTGATTGGCATGTGTTCTTTTTTGTTCTGATAGCCTGAGTTGTTTGAATGACTTATCTGATGGAATATTGTGCTACCGTGagagatatttttaaaatacttggtATCAATTGCTAGAGTTTGGCAACTTTACAGTCTAATATTGTATTAGAGTTCAGTGTTCTACAACTCACTTTTTGCATTTCGAAAATGATTTGCAGTCTGAACGCCTTCAAAAAGTCATGGATTATGTGAACGAGGTCCATATTTTGAGCAGTGTAATAGGTATGGATTTTGGTAAAACAGTGAGCGATGTTCATCCTAGTTTGCGTGAATCTAGCCTGGAACATGCCACAAATATCAGCGACAGCACATTAGAGGGTCTTGATCAGGCTGTCCTAAGGTTGAAAACAGAGAGAAAGTTCCGATATCAGAAGGTATCATTTACCTCTAATAAATAGCTGATAAATCTCCAGTGTTCCCTTTCATTGAAACCTATGCTCTGATGCAGCTGAAAGATGTAGCTGGATCTCTCTTCGAACTCTGGAAATTAATGGACACAAAACATGAAGAGAAGGTCTACTTCTTGAAGATTACTTCGATCCTCAATTTGTCAGAATCTGAAATTGTGCAAGCAGGTGCTCTCACAATGGAGATAGTTGAACAGGTATTTAAACAAAATCATTCCCTGCGGTTTGCAGTCTGCCCTTCTAAATGAATACAGTTTGCGAAATGTAATGTTATCATGGGCAGGCATCGGCAGAGGTCGAGAGACTCAGTAAGCTGAAAGCCAGCAGGCTGAAGGAAATTGTCCTGAAGAAGAGGTCGGAACTTGAAGATATTTGCCGTAAAGTTCATATTCAACCTGATGCAAGTAGTGCTGCtgataaaattattactttGATAGACTCAGGTAGATAACACCGTCCTCGAGAAGAACTCTGTGTATGTGATTATTTGCTAGGTACTGATTGGAATCCACATTTTTTGCAGGTTTGGTGGATCCGAGTGAAATATTAACTAACATTGAAACCCAAATATGCAATGCCAAAGATGAAGCTTTAACTCGCAAAGAAATAATAGAAAAGATTGACCGATGGCTTTTTGCTTGTGATGAAGAGAATTGGCTCGAAGATTATAATCGAGTAAGCTAAAAAAATGGTTTTGATATAGAAACTATGGTCTGATGAGAATAGGATGAAGAAAATGTTTCTCCTATATCTTATATGCTTGTTTGTAATTATGGTCTGATTTATCAGGATGAGAATCGGTACAGCGCTGGGAGAGGTGCACACATAAATCTAAAACGTGCAGAGCGAGCGAGAATTATGACATGTAAAATACCAGGTACTTCATTGGAGACTAGAACTTTTTTGTTTCTTGATCAAGCTGGTTATGTGTCTGGAGGTAACGTGCTATGATTTTCAGCTATGGTTGAGAACCTGATGAGACATTCGCTGGTATGGGAGGATGAGAAACATAAACAGTTTCTCTATGATGGGGTTGGTTTTCCAAAAATTTTCATCTGCCATTTCAAGTTTTTATTTCTTCTCTATGATTGAGTAATTGGCTCTTTTGTTTTTGTGTCATTTGCCTTCAGGTTCGTCTGGTATCAATACTGGAGGATTACAAACTAACTAGAGTACAGAAGGAAGAGGAGAAAAAGCGTTCCAGGGTAAACAAATTCAAACGATCTGAGTAAAGTTTCTTgatgtttatattttatgcatcgATGAGATGTTTCCTTACTAAGATGTTCTTTATAACAACTGATATTACAATTACTTACCACATACCCGATTGTATGGACATTGTGTTGCATCAtatagttataaaaataaccaaTGATTATCCTGTGCCCCTGTGATATGAAATTTTCTGTTCAGGATCATAAAAAACTCCAAAATATGCTACTTATGGAGAAAGAAGCGATGTATGGTTCTAAGCCAAGTCCTAGAAGAAGTAACAGCTTTAGGACTACAAATGGGTACCAAGCATATGGAAATGGATCTGTGACCCCTTCACCCCGTCGGAACTCTGTTGGCTGTGCAACTCCGGAGGTCCAAACTCCACGTTCTTATTTTGGCCGACAAAACGGGTATTTCAAGGAAATGAGAAGACTTTCCACTGCTCCTCTTAACTTTGTGGCGATCCCCAAAGAAGATATAATGTCATTTTCATCTGTTTACGGTTCAGAGCCAGAGTCCCCCCAGAGCTAAAAGTAGGTTTGAAGCGATACATTTTTccttattataatttatttaccTCTACTCCACTGCGATTGATGTTT
Protein-coding sequences here:
- the LOC142555256 gene encoding 65-kDa microtubule-associated protein 6-like, which produces MLALGSTCSCVRTSNNCNALVKELQQIWSEIGETEADKDRMLLELERECLEIYRRKVDEAANEKARLHQFIAAREAEVAMLMAALGEIYMNSPVQSEKKSKSLTLQLASVTPIVEDLKLKKEERTKQFADIKAQIEKITNEISGYGNLVSAATSLDLEEQDLSLRKVTEYQSRLRALQKDKSERLQKVMDYVNEVHILSSVIGMDFGKTVSDVHPSLRESSLEHATNISDSTLEGLDQAVLRLKTERKFRYQKLKDVAGSLFELWKLMDTKHEEKVYFLKITSILNLSESEIVQAGALTMEIVEQASAEVERLSKLKASRLKEIVLKKRSELEDICRKVHIQPDASSAADKIITLIDSGLVDPSEILTNIETQICNAKDEALTRKEIIEKIDRWLFACDEENWLEDYNRDENRYSAGRGAHINLKRAERARIMTCKIPAMVENLMRHSLVWEDEKHKQFLYDGVRLVSILEDYKLTRVQKEEEKKRSRDHKKLQNMLLMEKEAMYGSKPSPRRSNSFRTTNGYQAYGNGSVTPSPRRNSVGCATPEVQTPRSYFGRQNGYFKEMRRLSTAPLNFVAIPKEDIMSFSSVYGSEPESPQS